Proteins encoded in a region of the Agromyces protaetiae genome:
- a CDS encoding ABC transporter permease: MTLKRTLGVFAIIIVAWLILPTLVIVPMSFNSVSSFNFPPQGWSLQWYENFFTDASWLRSLAASLQVAVLTTIVATSIGVLAALGLSKVRFRGKSVLEGYFLLPLIVPGIVLAVGLYSVFLRFGLLGSLVGFVLAHTVVSLPLVITNVLASLQGIDPRLEHAAASLGANRVTAFFTVTLPLIVPGVTAGALFAFVTSFDEVILSLFIQSPTLQTLPVKIFNSVTQTNDPTVAAVAVITMLTSIVIMLGAQLATRKRKRKRATS; the protein is encoded by the coding sequence ATGACCCTGAAGCGAACGTTGGGCGTCTTCGCGATCATCATCGTCGCGTGGCTCATCCTGCCCACCCTCGTCATCGTGCCGATGTCGTTCAACTCGGTGTCCTCGTTCAATTTCCCTCCACAGGGGTGGTCGCTCCAGTGGTACGAGAACTTCTTCACGGATGCCTCGTGGCTGCGTTCGCTCGCCGCATCCCTGCAGGTCGCGGTACTCACCACGATCGTGGCGACGAGCATCGGCGTGCTCGCGGCGCTGGGGCTGTCGAAGGTGCGGTTCCGCGGGAAGAGCGTCCTCGAGGGGTACTTCCTGCTCCCGCTCATCGTCCCGGGCATCGTCCTCGCGGTCGGGCTGTATTCGGTGTTCCTCAGGTTCGGGTTGCTCGGAAGCCTGGTGGGATTCGTCCTGGCGCACACGGTCGTGTCGCTGCCGCTCGTCATCACCAATGTCCTCGCTTCACTCCAGGGGATCGATCCACGCCTGGAGCATGCCGCCGCGAGCCTGGGCGCAAATCGCGTCACCGCGTTCTTCACCGTCACGCTCCCGCTGATCGTGCCCGGGGTCACCGCCGGGGCGCTCTTCGCGTTCGTCACCTCGTTCGACGAGGTGATCCTGTCGCTGTTCATCCAAAGCCCGACGCTGCAGACGCTGCCCGTGAAGATCTTCAACAGCGTCACGCAGACGAACGACCCGACGGTGGCGGCGGTCGCCGTGATCACGATGCTGACCTCGATCGTCATCATGCTCGGCGCCCAACTCGCCACCCGGAAGCGCAAGAGAAAGCGAGCGACGTCATGA
- a CDS encoding PucR family transcriptional regulator encodes MLDVDSLVADRSFGLSYLAGRAGGIRPVSWVHVVDLEDPWNWVGPGDLLLTTGPGIPPPADQREWLSAVITSGVSGLVVAPRPGVHELGAAAVSIADEASFPVLAASFDLKFVDLARRVIDDTLRREGRRMAAVHRVFDTYSTSLSRTESLDERLRSLCRSVALDFELFDDAGLRIAGTDSITSFDESTTILTLKPPMTPFRAELRLRTRDGARIDPALEHSFSTIVVLELQQHARDHRAASAAARYVVEDVINGVRSDAALADALEERGHVRAGQMVAAAVQWETNGVDRSAAPALWGAPLLGAWQDETFILFCASDPRVQSDLRQRLGEGAKIGVSEPISSLNPPQHAARQAKMALASARPGAPRVFAPAAVTAIVPTAPDECRLIAEHYLSPLLAHDRAHDATLLDTVRTYLRRDRSAAKAAAELHIHRHTLMYRLRSVAKISGLDPTTSAGTAMLWIALEAADRVGWPEG; translated from the coding sequence ATGCTCGATGTCGACTCACTGGTCGCCGACCGTTCGTTCGGCCTGTCCTACCTGGCAGGCCGTGCGGGAGGAATCCGCCCCGTGTCGTGGGTGCACGTCGTCGACCTCGAAGACCCGTGGAACTGGGTCGGCCCGGGCGACCTCCTCCTGACGACGGGGCCCGGCATTCCCCCGCCCGCAGACCAGCGTGAATGGCTCAGTGCGGTGATCACGTCGGGGGTGAGCGGGTTGGTGGTCGCTCCCCGCCCCGGCGTCCACGAGCTCGGCGCCGCAGCCGTGTCGATCGCGGACGAGGCATCCTTCCCCGTGCTCGCGGCGAGCTTCGACCTGAAGTTCGTCGACCTCGCCAGGCGGGTCATCGACGATACGTTGCGTCGCGAGGGACGCCGGATGGCCGCGGTGCATCGGGTGTTCGACACCTACTCGACGTCGTTGTCGCGCACCGAATCGCTCGACGAGCGGCTCCGGAGTCTCTGTCGAAGTGTCGCGCTCGACTTCGAGCTGTTCGACGATGCAGGTCTCCGAATCGCCGGGACGGATTCGATCACGTCGTTCGACGAGTCGACGACGATCCTGACGTTGAAGCCGCCGATGACCCCGTTCCGGGCCGAGCTCCGGTTGAGGACGCGAGACGGCGCGCGAATCGACCCGGCGCTCGAGCACAGTTTCTCCACGATCGTCGTCCTGGAGCTTCAGCAGCACGCCAGGGACCACCGGGCAGCGTCAGCGGCGGCGCGCTACGTCGTGGAAGACGTCATCAACGGGGTGCGATCTGACGCAGCGCTGGCCGACGCGCTCGAGGAACGGGGGCACGTGCGCGCCGGCCAGATGGTCGCGGCCGCCGTGCAGTGGGAGACGAACGGCGTCGACCGGTCCGCCGCCCCGGCGCTGTGGGGAGCACCCCTGCTCGGGGCGTGGCAGGACGAGACGTTCATCCTGTTCTGCGCGTCCGATCCCCGGGTGCAGTCGGATCTGCGGCAGCGCCTCGGCGAGGGCGCCAAGATCGGTGTGAGTGAACCCATCTCCTCGCTGAACCCGCCGCAGCACGCTGCACGACAGGCGAAGATGGCCCTGGCGTCGGCGCGCCCCGGCGCCCCCCGGGTCTTCGCGCCCGCCGCCGTCACCGCCATCGTCCCGACCGCGCCCGACGAGTGCCGGCTCATCGCCGAGCACTATTTGTCGCCGTTGCTCGCGCACGACCGCGCCCACGACGCGACGTTGCTCGACACCGTTCGGACCTACCTGCGACGTGATCGGTCCGCCGCTAAGGCCGCGGCGGAGCTGCACATCCATCGGCACACGCTCATGTACCGGTTGCGCTCAGTGGCGAAGATCAGCGGCCTCGATCCGACCACGTCGGCCGGGACGGCGATGCTGTGGATCGCGCTCGAGGCCGCCGACCGGGTCGGCTGGCCAGAGGGCTGA
- a CDS encoding dimethylsulfonioproprionate lyase family protein produces the protein MNAAAPNARALVEAVSLSLRQVVTTPSMAWAHERVFGTGALTFSETAEVSAHRQPACDFLAESFARLDDVLRQGTADARLHQIALLLRALEPRLHWTLGDLESELSDPLTQNYAEAAVVGPNASVTCDTVEVRILVMGPHSTYPEHSHALESLTLVLSEGEWRRARGAWFRPGTGGVAWNPGGITHAMRTHREPMLAIRCLGLPAPFSG, from the coding sequence GTGAACGCGGCTGCGCCGAATGCGCGCGCCCTCGTCGAGGCTGTGTCGCTCTCGCTTCGACAGGTGGTCACCACGCCGTCGATGGCGTGGGCGCACGAGCGCGTCTTCGGCACGGGGGCGCTCACGTTCTCCGAGACGGCGGAGGTCAGCGCGCATCGGCAGCCGGCGTGCGACTTCCTCGCGGAGAGCTTCGCGCGGCTCGATGACGTGCTCCGCCAGGGCACCGCCGACGCTCGTCTCCACCAGATCGCATTGCTCTTGCGAGCGCTCGAACCCCGCCTGCACTGGACACTCGGAGACCTGGAGTCGGAGCTCTCGGACCCGCTGACGCAGAACTACGCCGAGGCCGCCGTCGTGGGCCCGAACGCATCGGTCACCTGCGACACCGTCGAGGTCAGAATCCTCGTCATGGGCCCGCACAGCACGTATCCCGAGCATTCCCACGCACTCGAATCGCTCACGCTCGTGCTCTCGGAAGGCGAATGGCGGCGCGCACGAGGGGCGTGGTTCCGGCCCGGAACAGGCGGCGTCGCGTGGAATCCGGGAGGCATCACCCACGCCATGCGCACACACCGCGAGCCGATGCTGGCGATCCGGTGCCTCGGCCTGCCTGCGCCCTTCAGCGGGTAG
- a CDS encoding extracellular solute-binding protein, whose protein sequence is MLAIPATIALLAGCAGTEPATPPEERDLGTPVAGEIAEGVLSGVTLTYAGSGGILQDGQAEAIWDPFATQSGATFLQDAFDTGKLKAMVESGSSQWDLVITGNLDTAEGCGELYEEIDYSLLDVSNVPEGTITDDCMVPNILYGLVVAYNTDAFGENPPTSAADFFDTEKFPGKRTVGQSTYPSQEMIEFGFLAQGKDPADITPEDIPTGLDLYKDLGDDLITWTTGAQAQQQLESGEAVMGLVWSGRGYGAAAAGAPVAPMWEDWIVLVDSLAIPKGVKDPQAAHAAINVFLGAEQQARATELTSYSPVNVNADPEVDDLLQEWLTTDRLDTGHASDLDFWIEHYDALNAAWADWTTGN, encoded by the coding sequence GTGCTCGCGATCCCAGCGACGATCGCACTCCTCGCCGGCTGTGCGGGGACGGAACCCGCGACGCCGCCGGAAGAGCGCGATCTGGGCACGCCGGTCGCGGGCGAGATCGCCGAGGGCGTGCTCTCGGGAGTCACCCTCACCTACGCCGGCTCCGGTGGCATCCTCCAAGACGGCCAGGCCGAGGCGATCTGGGACCCGTTCGCCACGCAGTCCGGCGCCACGTTCCTCCAGGACGCGTTCGACACCGGAAAGCTCAAGGCGATGGTCGAAAGCGGGTCATCGCAGTGGGACCTCGTCATCACCGGAAACCTCGACACCGCTGAGGGCTGCGGCGAGCTCTACGAGGAGATCGACTACTCCCTGCTGGATGTCTCCAACGTTCCCGAGGGCACCATCACCGACGACTGCATGGTGCCGAACATCCTGTACGGACTCGTCGTCGCGTACAACACCGACGCCTTCGGTGAGAATCCACCGACGAGCGCCGCGGACTTCTTCGACACGGAGAAGTTCCCGGGCAAGCGGACCGTCGGCCAGTCCACGTACCCCTCGCAGGAGATGATCGAGTTCGGGTTCCTGGCCCAGGGCAAGGACCCGGCCGACATCACGCCCGAGGACATCCCCACCGGCCTCGACCTCTACAAGGATCTGGGTGACGATCTCATCACCTGGACCACGGGTGCGCAGGCGCAGCAACAGCTCGAGAGCGGCGAGGCGGTCATGGGCCTGGTCTGGTCCGGACGAGGCTACGGCGCCGCTGCTGCGGGCGCGCCGGTCGCCCCGATGTGGGAGGACTGGATCGTCCTGGTGGACTCGCTCGCCATCCCGAAGGGCGTGAAGGATCCGCAGGCCGCGCACGCCGCGATCAACGTCTTCCTCGGCGCTGAGCAGCAGGCTCGCGCGACGGAGCTGACGTCGTACAGCCCGGTCAACGTCAACGCGGACCCGGAGGTCGACGATCTCCTGCAGGAATGGCTGACGACGGACCGGCTCGACACCGGGCACGCCTCAGACCTCGACTTCTGGATCGAGCACTACGACGCGCTGAACGCGGCATGGGCCGACTGGACGACCGGAAACTGA
- a CDS encoding flavin monoamine oxidase family protein — protein MKVTVIGAGLSGLAAADALTAAGVDVVVLEARNRVGGRTWSQPIGDGLIAERGAEFIFATDHALRGLAARFEVPVISHGVRFARRSNMGRYVSAAELDHTMDRLRRTLERLEADEAPEVSFEALGREALGASFEADPVYLRLATSLAANPAAASAASVLHEYPPGTHLGHEGHLFGGNQALSLAIAAQLPTRVRFDSPVVAIEQDRRGALTTVSDGTEVASDAVILTVPLPILSTIEFGFELPATLTDALSRRGMGVAAKMSFELPEGHVRDTAQQHPGATWWTWQSLAPDAEHRAAMLTGFAGGPATLDGLDTASGPDTWLSLLDVSPPDGHDALLTDWRADPWTLGAYSFAGLHWRADDLIALQAPVGRMALAGEHTGLEQTMNGAVVSGTRAASAVLRQLDR, from the coding sequence ATGAAGGTGACCGTGATCGGCGCAGGACTCTCCGGCCTGGCAGCGGCAGATGCGCTGACCGCCGCCGGCGTGGATGTCGTGGTCCTCGAGGCCCGCAACCGCGTCGGAGGACGGACCTGGTCGCAGCCCATCGGCGACGGCCTGATCGCCGAGCGCGGTGCGGAGTTCATCTTCGCGACCGACCACGCGCTGCGCGGCCTCGCTGCGCGGTTCGAAGTCCCGGTGATCTCTCACGGCGTTCGCTTCGCGCGCCGGAGCAACATGGGGCGCTACGTGTCGGCCGCCGAGCTCGATCACACGATGGACCGGCTGCGACGCACGCTCGAGCGTCTCGAAGCCGACGAGGCACCTGAGGTCTCGTTCGAAGCCCTCGGACGCGAAGCGCTCGGCGCGTCCTTCGAAGCTGACCCCGTCTATCTCCGCCTCGCGACCTCGCTCGCCGCGAACCCCGCGGCGGCGAGCGCCGCGAGTGTGCTCCACGAGTATCCGCCGGGGACCCATCTCGGACACGAGGGCCACCTCTTCGGCGGCAACCAGGCCTTGAGCCTCGCGATCGCGGCTCAGCTTCCGACTCGAGTCCGGTTCGACTCGCCCGTCGTCGCGATCGAACAGGATCGGCGCGGCGCCCTCACCACCGTCTCGGACGGCACCGAAGTCGCGAGCGACGCGGTGATCCTGACGGTGCCGTTGCCGATCCTCTCGACCATCGAGTTCGGCTTCGAACTTCCCGCGACCCTGACGGATGCCCTCTCACGGCGCGGGATGGGCGTCGCCGCAAAGATGAGTTTCGAACTGCCCGAGGGGCACGTCCGCGACACGGCGCAGCAGCATCCCGGCGCCACCTGGTGGACGTGGCAATCCCTCGCGCCCGACGCCGAACATCGGGCGGCGATGCTCACCGGCTTCGCCGGCGGACCCGCGACCCTCGACGGTCTCGACACCGCATCCGGCCCGGACACCTGGCTGTCCCTCCTCGATGTCAGCCCGCCCGACGGGCATGACGCGCTCCTGACCGACTGGAGAGCAGATCCGTGGACGTTGGGCGCCTACTCGTTCGCGGGCCTGCACTGGCGTGCCGATGATCTCATCGCGCTCCAGGCGCCGGTCGGCCGAATGGCCCTCGCGGGCGAACACACCGGGCTCGAGCAGACCATGAACGGGGCCGTGGTGAGCGGCACTCGCGCGGCATCGGCCGTCCTTCGACAGCTGGACCGGTGA
- a CDS encoding COG1470 family protein, whose translation MNLVLAFAAAVSLTFPAGVPLSSEEPQTASITWAVTPASAAGPDGRSWVEHELDPGETITEHLAVRNLSTVAAEFRLSAADGYFTRTGRFNMLPSGHPSEAAGTWLDVQGSVRVEPGDVAVIPYTLTVPENATPGDHAAGIAASIRSERAGGSGTIGVESRVGFRVITRVAGELRPGMAIDAVTTSYAHSWNPLAPGTLTIGYIATNTGNAQLAYEDQINAGERTRRGDLLPGETRTVEIEQAAWPLIVVPVDLELSATAPGSEDGAVAVKETILVWAIPWPQLAVLAGVALLVVAGIAGRRRSQTRLQERLDEARERGRREALG comes from the coding sequence ATGAACCTGGTCCTGGCGTTCGCGGCGGCCGTCTCGCTGACGTTCCCAGCCGGTGTCCCGCTGAGTAGCGAAGAGCCGCAGACCGCCTCGATCACGTGGGCAGTGACACCCGCCTCAGCCGCGGGGCCCGACGGACGCTCGTGGGTCGAGCACGAACTCGACCCGGGAGAGACGATCACCGAGCACCTCGCCGTCCGGAACCTCAGCACCGTCGCGGCCGAGTTCCGGCTCAGTGCAGCAGACGGCTATTTCACCCGCACCGGCCGATTCAACATGCTGCCGTCCGGTCACCCCTCCGAGGCGGCAGGTACCTGGTTGGACGTCCAGGGAAGCGTGCGCGTGGAACCGGGGGACGTCGCCGTGATCCCGTACACCTTGACGGTGCCGGAGAACGCCACCCCGGGCGACCACGCGGCCGGCATCGCTGCATCCATCCGAAGTGAGCGCGCCGGCGGGTCAGGCACCATCGGCGTGGAAAGCCGGGTCGGCTTCCGAGTGATCACGCGTGTCGCCGGCGAACTTCGTCCCGGTATGGCGATCGACGCGGTGACCACCAGCTACGCACACTCATGGAACCCCCTGGCTCCCGGCACACTCACCATCGGGTACATCGCCACGAACACCGGCAACGCTCAACTGGCGTACGAGGACCAGATCAATGCAGGGGAGCGAACACGGCGCGGTGATCTCCTCCCAGGGGAGACGCGCACCGTCGAGATCGAGCAGGCGGCATGGCCGCTGATCGTGGTGCCGGTCGATCTGGAGCTCTCGGCGACAGCCCCCGGCTCAGAGGACGGTGCGGTCGCCGTCAAGGAGACGATCTTGGTCTGGGCCATCCCCTGGCCACAGCTCGCTGTGCTGGCGGGCGTCGCGCTGCTCGTCGTCGCCGGGATCGCAGGCCGGCGGCGATCGCAGACGCGCCTCCAGGAACGTCTCGATGAGGCACGGGAACGCGGGCGTCGCGAGGCGCTCGGATGA
- a CDS encoding ABC transporter permease: MTTQLGSIAAANVLSDGDEPSGQKRAPRNWRPLLLLVPAFAAVLLFFVVPLFDVLVRSLTDPQPGLQNYVWLLTNETNLIVTARTFGTAFVVTLVCLLLAYPYAYLMTIVSDRTRNVLQLCVMLPLWTSILVRTLAWLVLLQDTGPINGFLQAIGIGPVPLIRTTFGVALGMAQVLLPFMVLPLYSAMAKIDRTLLPAAANLGARPITAFFTVYLPLSRAGIFAGSVTVFILGLGFYIIPALLGSSKEIMISALIQQQISAFLMWGYGTALGIFLLLVTILILVVLSRFSKGASLFPGMDRS; this comes from the coding sequence ATGACCACCCAACTCGGCTCCATCGCTGCGGCGAACGTGCTCAGTGACGGAGACGAACCCAGCGGGCAGAAGCGGGCGCCTCGCAACTGGCGCCCACTTCTGCTCCTGGTGCCCGCGTTCGCCGCGGTCCTGCTGTTCTTCGTCGTCCCGCTCTTCGACGTCCTCGTCCGCTCGCTCACCGACCCGCAACCGGGCCTGCAGAACTATGTCTGGCTGCTGACGAACGAGACGAACCTCATCGTCACCGCGCGCACCTTCGGCACGGCGTTCGTCGTGACGCTCGTCTGTCTCCTGCTCGCGTACCCGTACGCCTACCTGATGACCATCGTCAGTGACCGGACCCGGAACGTCCTGCAGCTGTGCGTCATGCTGCCGCTCTGGACGAGCATCCTCGTCCGCACCCTCGCCTGGCTCGTCCTCCTTCAGGACACCGGACCCATCAACGGCTTCCTCCAGGCGATCGGTATCGGGCCCGTCCCGCTCATCCGGACCACGTTCGGGGTCGCGCTCGGCATGGCGCAGGTGCTACTGCCGTTCATGGTCCTTCCGCTGTACTCCGCGATGGCGAAGATCGACCGCACGCTGCTGCCGGCGGCGGCGAATCTCGGCGCCCGGCCGATCACCGCATTCTTCACGGTGTACCTGCCGCTCTCGCGAGCGGGCATCTTCGCGGGGTCGGTGACCGTGTTCATCCTGGGGTTGGGCTTCTACATCATCCCCGCACTGCTCGGCTCATCGAAAGAGATCATGATCTCGGCGCTCATCCAGCAGCAGATCAGCGCCTTCCTGATGTGGGGGTACGGCACGGCGCTCGGCATCTTCCTGCTGCTCGTCACGATCCTCATCCTCGTCGTGCTCAGTCGCTTCTCGAAGGGCGCCAGCCTCTTCCCCGGGATGGACCGCTCATGA